The following are from one region of the Sorghum bicolor cultivar BTx623 chromosome 2, Sorghum_bicolor_NCBIv3, whole genome shotgun sequence genome:
- the LOC8081153 gene encoding malonyl-CoA:anthocyanidin 5-O-glucoside-6''-O-malonyltransferase — MAVTPDQQQPPPPAGASSTPPRLLVHVHETTLVPPSPSPPETSLPLTFLDVFFLHSTPVKRLFLYRLAGPDADVAAIISSLRDSLHQALRAFYPLAGRVRLTPGTSDRYELHYRPGDAVTFTVAECDDDMHFDGLTTDEPREVAKIAALVPPLPDGGKLLAVQATLLPARRGLAIGVTVHHAACDGSGSTHFLHTWAAACRGGAAEPSLPPPPPPPVIDRTLLPDPRRLYDVFVQAAPSSQELEFIKVSADQLLATFVLSKDDLTRVKDVVADEATRRGVAPPRCSSLVATFGFVWSCYQRAKNGGGGEGPMMTCMVIAVDHRSRMKPPLPDKYLGNCVGPAFALAPTGELAVAGAGGLFSACAAVAASIDEAVRDIGTSSMEAWMDRIKEVLLMDLLTVSGSPRFRVYDLDFGFGRPAKVEVVPVTRTGVVAVAESRVGDGGIEVGVSLQPAAMGSYKKCFADAIAWLHQRRHESDDSF, encoded by the coding sequence ATGGCCGTGACGCCGGACCAGCAGcagccaccaccaccagcagggGCCTCCTCGACACCTCCTCGCCTCCTCGTACACGTACACGAAACCACCCTCGTGCCGCCGTCTCCATCGCCGCCGGAGACCTCGCTCCCGCTCACCTTCCTCGACGTCTTCTTTCTTCACTCCACGCCCGTCAAGCGCCTCTTCCTCTACCGCCTCGCCGGCCCCGACGCCGACGTCGCCGCCATCATCTCCAGCCTCCGGGACTCGTTGCACCAGGCCCTCCGTGCCTTCTACCCGCTCGCCGGCCGCGTCCGCCTCACCCCCGGCACATCCGACCGCTACGAGCTGCACTACCGCCCCGGTGACGCCGTCACCTTCACCGTCGCCGAGTGCGACGACGACATGCACTTCGACGGCCTCACCACCGACGAGCCGCGGGAGGTTGCCAAGATCGCCGCGCTCGTGCCGCCGCTGCCCGACGGCGGCAAACTGCTCGCCGTTCAGGCCACGCTCCTTCCCGCGCGCCGAGGTCTCGCCATCGGCGTCACTGTGCACCACGCCGCCTGCGACGGCTCTGGATCCACGCACTTCCTCCACACCTGGGCGGCCGCCTGCAGAGGCGGCGCCGCCGAACCgtcgttgccgccgccgccgccgccgcctgtcaTCGACCGGACTCTCCTCCCCGACCCAAGGCGCCTGTACGACGTCTTCGTCCAAGCGGCGCCGAGCAGCCAAGAGCTGGAGTTCATCAAGGTGTCCGCCGACCAGCTCTTGGCCACGTTCGTGCTGTCCAAGGACGACCTGACGCGCGTCAAGGACGTCGTGGCCGACGAGGCTACGAGGCGCGGCGTCGCGCCGCCCCGGTGCTCCTCTCTCGTCGCCACCTTCGGCTTCGTCTGGTCGTGCTACCAGCGAGccaagaacggcggcggcggagagggCCCGATGATGACCTGCATGGTCATAGCCGTCGACCACCGCTCGCGGATGAAGCCTCCCCTGCCGGACAAGTACCTGGGCAACTGCGTCGGCCCAGCGTTCGCGCTGGCGCCAACGGGCGAGCTGGCCGTGGCTGGCGCAGGCGGGCTCTTCAGCGcgtgcgccgccgtcgccgcctccATTGACGAAGCTGTACGCGACATCGGGACGTCGAGCATGGAGGCGTGGATGGACCGGATCAAGGAGGTGCTCCTGATGGATTTACTCACCGTGTCCGGCTCGCCGAGGTTCCGCGTCTACGACCTGGACTTCGGATTCGGCCGACCGGCGAAGGTGGAGGTCGTGCCCGTGACGAGGACCGGCGTAGTGGCGGTGGCGGAGAGCCGGGTTGGGGACGGCGGGATAGAGGTGGGGGTCTCTCTCCAGCCGGCTGCCATGGGGAGCTACAAGAAGTGCTTCGCGGATGCTATCGCGTGGCTCCACCAGAGAAGACATGAGAGCGACGACTCGTTCTAA